Genomic window (bacterium):
GGTGGAATGCCCTGTTTTTGAAGGATGCTATAGCCAAGGCAAAACAAAAAATGAAGCTCTAAAAAATATTCGGAAGGTGATTGGTTTGGTTAATTTATAAAATAAAAATATGAATAAAGTCCAACAAATAGTCTCATTTGAAGCCGTTTTGCCTGTTCGTGTAGTTGTTAATGTGGAAAATACGGATGAAGGGCTTTGGGCTAAAATATCTACGCCAGATGGCAAACTTTCTAACTGTTATACTCAAGCTACTAAT
Coding sequences:
- a CDS encoding type II toxin-antitoxin system HicB family antitoxin; this encodes MSKISAKTKRLGSKLPLLMEKDEDGFYVVECPVFEGCYSQGKTKNEALKNIRKVIGLVNL